Proteins encoded within one genomic window of Callithrix jacchus isolate 240 chromosome 11, calJac240_pri, whole genome shotgun sequence:
- the CCDC136 gene encoding coiled-coil domain-containing protein 136 isoform X11 produces MQAMEGEVLLPALYEEEEEEEEEEVEEEEEQVQKGGSVGSLSVNKHRGLSLTETELEELRAQVLQLVAELEETRELAGQHEDDSLELQGLLEDERLASAQQAEVFTKQIQQLQGELRSLREEISLLEHEKESELKEIEQELHLAQAEIQNLRQAAEDSATEHESDIASLQEDLCRLQNELEDMERIRGDYEMEIASLRAEMEMKSSETSNSLSLSDFSGLQEELEQLRERYHFLNEEYRALQQSNSSLTGQLADLESERTQRATERWLESQPLRSMTSVESQTSEMDFLEPDPEMQLLRQQLWDAEEQMHDMKEKCQELCCELQELQHHRQVSEEEQRRLQRELKCAQNEVLRFQTSHSVTQSSPTPDPPIFSLPLVGLVVISALLWCWWAETSS; encoded by the exons ATGCAAGCTATGGAGG GGGAGGTGTTACTCCCAGCTCTctatgaggaggaagaggaagaggaggaagaagaggtggaagaagaagaagaacaagtgCAGAAAGGTGGCAGTGTTGGCTCCCTGTCAGTCAACAAGCACCGGGGCCTGAGCCTCACAGAGACAGAGCTGGAGGAGCTGCGGGCTCAGGTGCTGCAGCTGGTGGCAGAGCTGGAGGAGACCCGGGAACTGGCAGGGCAGCATGAGGATGACTCCCTGGAGCTACAGG GGCTCCTGGAGGATGAACGGCTGGCCAGCGCCCAGCAGGCGGAGGTGTTCACCAAGCAGATCCAGCAGCTCCAAG GTGAGCTGCGTTCTCTGCGGGAGGAGATTTCCCTGTTAGAGCATGAGAAAGAAAGTGAACTTAAGGAAATAGAACAGGAACTACATTTGGCCCAGGCTGAGATCCAGAATTTGCGGCAAGCAGCGGAGGATTCTGCAACTGAACATGAGAGTGACATAGCGTCCCTTCAGGAGGATCTCTGCCGGCTGCAGAATGAACTTGAAGACATGGAACGCATTCGGGGAGATTACGAGATGGAGATTGCCTCCCTCCGTGCAGAGATGGAAATGAAGAGCTCTGAAACATCCAATAGTTTAAGTCTCTCAGATTTCTCTGGGTTGCAAG AAGAACTTGAGCAGCTGCGGGAACGCTACCATTTCCTGAATGAGGAGTACCGGGCCCTGCAGCAGAGCAACAGTAGCCTCACGGGGCAGCTTGCGGATCTGGAGAGCGAGAG GACACAAAGAGCAACGGAGAGATGGCTGGAGTCACAACCACTAAGGAGTATGACGTCAGTAGAGTCCCAGACTTCAGAAATGGATTTCCTAGAGCCTGATCCTGAGATGCAGTTGTTACGGCAGCAGCTATGGGATGCTGAAGAGCAGATGCATGACATGAAGGAGAAG TGTCAGGAGTTGTGTTGTGAGTTGCAAGAGCTACAGCATCATCGCCAGGTCAGTGAGGAGGAGCAGAGGAGGCTGCAGAGGGAGCTCAAGTGTGCTCAGAATGAGGTGCTTCGGTTCCAGACCTCCCACAGTGTCACCCAG
- the CCDC136 gene encoding coiled-coil domain-containing protein 136 isoform X10 has protein sequence MEAGAGTSAGAAGWSCQGPGPTVTTLGSYEASEGCERKKGQRWGSLERRGMQAMEGEVLLPALYEEEEEEEEEEVEEEEEQVQKGGSVGSLSVNKHRGLSLTETELEELRAQVLQLVAELEETRELAGQHEDDSLELQGLLEDERLASAQQAEVFTKQIQQLQGELRSLREEISLLEHEKESELKEIEQELHLAQAEIQNLRQAAEDSATEHESDIASLQEDLCRLQNELEDMERIRGDYEMEIASLRAEMEMKSSETSNSLSLSDFSGLQEELEQLRERYHFLNEEYRALQQSNSSLTGQLADLESERTQRATERWLESQPLRSMTSVESQTSEMDFLEPDPEMQLLRQQLWDAEEQMHDMKEKCQELCCELQELQHHRQVSEEEQRRLQRELKCAQNEVLRFQTSHSVTQSSPTPDPPIFSLPLVGLVVISALLWCWWAETSS, from the exons ATGGAGGCGGGCGCCGGAACCAGCGCGGGAGCCGCGGGCTGGAGCTGCCAGGGCCCAG GACCCACAGTGACCACTCTAGGCTCCTATGAGGCTTCGGAGGGCTGTGAGAGGAAGAAGGGCCAACGCTGGGGGTCCCTGGAACGACGGGGGATGCAAGCTATGGAGG GGGAGGTGTTACTCCCAGCTCTctatgaggaggaagaggaagaggaggaagaagaggtggaagaagaagaagaacaagtgCAGAAAGGTGGCAGTGTTGGCTCCCTGTCAGTCAACAAGCACCGGGGCCTGAGCCTCACAGAGACAGAGCTGGAGGAGCTGCGGGCTCAGGTGCTGCAGCTGGTGGCAGAGCTGGAGGAGACCCGGGAACTGGCAGGGCAGCATGAGGATGACTCCCTGGAGCTACAGG GGCTCCTGGAGGATGAACGGCTGGCCAGCGCCCAGCAGGCGGAGGTGTTCACCAAGCAGATCCAGCAGCTCCAAG GTGAGCTGCGTTCTCTGCGGGAGGAGATTTCCCTGTTAGAGCATGAGAAAGAAAGTGAACTTAAGGAAATAGAACAGGAACTACATTTGGCCCAGGCTGAGATCCAGAATTTGCGGCAAGCAGCGGAGGATTCTGCAACTGAACATGAGAGTGACATAGCGTCCCTTCAGGAGGATCTCTGCCGGCTGCAGAATGAACTTGAAGACATGGAACGCATTCGGGGAGATTACGAGATGGAGATTGCCTCCCTCCGTGCAGAGATGGAAATGAAGAGCTCTGAAACATCCAATAGTTTAAGTCTCTCAGATTTCTCTGGGTTGCAAG AAGAACTTGAGCAGCTGCGGGAACGCTACCATTTCCTGAATGAGGAGTACCGGGCCCTGCAGCAGAGCAACAGTAGCCTCACGGGGCAGCTTGCGGATCTGGAGAGCGAGAG GACACAAAGAGCAACGGAGAGATGGCTGGAGTCACAACCACTAAGGAGTATGACGTCAGTAGAGTCCCAGACTTCAGAAATGGATTTCCTAGAGCCTGATCCTGAGATGCAGTTGTTACGGCAGCAGCTATGGGATGCTGAAGAGCAGATGCATGACATGAAGGAGAAG TGTCAGGAGTTGTGTTGTGAGTTGCAAGAGCTACAGCATCATCGCCAGGTCAGTGAGGAGGAGCAGAGGAGGCTGCAGAGGGAGCTCAAGTGTGCTCAGAATGAGGTGCTTCGGTTCCAGACCTCCCACAGTGTCACCCAG